Proteins co-encoded in one Fusarium fujikuroi IMI 58289 draft genome, chromosome FFUJ_chr06 genomic window:
- a CDS encoding aminoglycoside acetyltransferase regulator family protein: protein MRAGSFIGRLFVHPGFRTYPNVNAHARFTIASLGRRFASQSSRGPRFTQWPKGAPKRIALRASGGAAALGTAAFVELSQQENGNDQETGERRMLEVSRAEVKKGVSADSHGLSRLGERIKYLIDLLIIEPVCTGFRFLQLVVIFVPVIITIPAIYFGKRQPDRDNERSGTLWWYGFLVNEMEMAGPAFIKLGQWAASRTDIFPTEMCEIMSKLHSNAPAHSLHATRVTVEAAFGGRPFEDIFDEFQEKPLGVGAIAQVYKAKLKPGLAKPEEADLYDTYPLAQNVKRNVDTVLKSSPQRVPSSYVAVKVLHPYVERTVRRDLRIMGFFASLLNLIPTIEWLSLPDEVAQFGEMMKLQLDLRIEAANLATFRKNFKDRSTAWFPYPYTEYTTRNVLIEEYAQGIPLADFMENGGGVFQHDIADEGLDAFLRMLLLDNFVHADLHPGNIMVRFYQSAHPELRLRKTMTKAHPDEKEDVTEQVLERLRPYRHRKDPRAWEAELAKIDAEGFRPQLIFIDTGLVTELNAVNRENFLDLFRAVAEFDGYKAGHLMCERCRQPDAVLDKEVFALKMQHLVLGVKSRTLALGNVKIGDILQEVLSMVRNHHVRLEGDFVNVVISILLLEGIGRSLNPDVDLLSSSLPILRQLSAQSGPGMAKHGDFSMLVVWLGLEARRFMQASIEDVERCVKYDQLSPNV, encoded by the exons ATGAGAGCTGGCTCCTTCATAGGCCGGCTTTTCGTCCACCCGGGCTTCCGAACATACCCAAATGTCAACGCCCATGCCAGATTCACCATCGCCAGTCTTGGTCGTCGATTCGCGTCCCAAAGCTCCCGCGGCCCTCGATTCACACAATGGCCCAAAGGCGCACCGAAAAGAATAGCACTGCGTGCTTCTGGTGGTGCTGCGGCACTGGGAACGGCTGCTTTTGTTGAGCTGTCGCAACAAGAAAACGGCAATGATCAAGAGACAGGCGAGAGGCGCATGCTCGAGGTATCACGGGCCGAGGTGAAGAAGGGCGTATCAGCCGATTCCCATGGTCTTTCGAGACTCGGAGAGCGCATCAAGTACTTGATCGACCTCCTGATCATCGAGCCCGTATGCACTGGTTTCCGTTTCCTCCAGCTTGTTGTAATTTTTGTTCCGGTGATAATCACCATCCCTGCCATATACTTTGGAAAACGACAACCTGATAGAGATAACGAACGATCAGGTACGCTCTGGTGGTATGGCTTCTTGGTCAACGAGATGGAAATGGCTGGCCCAGCCTTTATCAAGCTCGGACAATGGGCTGCCTCGCGAACCGACATCTTCCCTACCGAAATGTGCGAGATCATGTCTAAACTTCACTCGAATGCGCCGGCTCACTCACTCCATGCCACGCGCGTCACGGTGGAAGCCGCTTTTGGTGGCCGCCCCTTTGAAGACATCTTCGACGAATTCCAGGAGAAGCCTCTAGGCGTTGGCGCTATCGCTCAGGTctacaaggccaagctgaAGCCCGGTTTGGCGAAGCCAGAGGAAGCTGATCTTTATGACACATATCCTTTGGCGCAAAACGTGAAGCGCAATGTTGATACAGTGCTCAAGAGCTCCCCGCAGAGAGTACCATCGTCCTACGTTGCAGTCAAAGTGCTGCACCCATACGTCGAGAGGACGGTACGACGGGACCTTCGCATCATGGGCTTCTTCGCTTCCCTGCTCAACTTGATTCCTACGATTGAGTGGCTCTCATTGCCGGATGAGGTTGCTCAATTTGgggagatgatgaagctccAGCTTGATCTTCGCATAGAGGCCGCAAATCTGGCCACTTTCCGGAAGAACTTCAAAGATCGATCTACAGCCTGGTTCCCATACCCGTATACTGAGTACACAACGCGGAATGTCCTTATTGAAGAATATGCCCAGGGCATTCCATTGGCAGACTTTATGGAGAACGGAGGCGGCGTCTTCCAACATGACATTGCCGATGAAGGCCTTGACGCTTTCCTCCGcatgctgcttcttgacaactTTGTCCACGCTGATTTGCATCCTGGCAACATCATGGTGCGATTCTACCAATCAGCTCACCCCGAGCTGCGTCTGAGAAAGACAATGACAAAGGCACATCccgatgagaaggaagatgtgACCGAACAAGTGCTTGAACGACTTCGACCATATCGACACCGCAAGGACCCCAGAGCGTGGGAGGCagagctggccaagatcgatGCTGAAGGTTTCCGACCTCagctcatcttcatcgataCTGGACTCGTGACTGAACTCAATGCTGTGAACCGCGAGAACttcctcgacctcttccGCGCAGTTGCTGAGTTTGACGGTTACAAGGCTGGCCATCTCATGTGCGAACGCTGCCGTCAACCAGATGCTGTACTCGATAAAGAAGTGTTTGCCCTAAAGATGCAACATCTGGTTCTCGGTGTCAAGAGCCGCACCTTGGCTCTCGGTAACGTCAAGATTGGCGATATCCTGCAAGAGGTGCTTAGCATGGTTCGAAACCACCATGTTCGTCTCGAGGGCGATTTCGTCAACGTCGTCATCAGTatcctgcttcttgagggTATCGGTCGCAGTCTGAACCCGGATGTCGATCTACTCAGCAGCTCACTGCCAATTCTACGTCAACTCAGCGCCCAGAGCGGCCCAGGTATGGCAAAGCATGGCGATTTTTCCATGCTAGTGGTATGGCTGGGATTAGAAGCAAGACGATTTATGCAAGCCAGCATCGAAGAC GTCGAACGATGTGTCAAGTATGACCAACTTTCCCCCAAtgtataa
- a CDS encoding probable holocytochrome-c synthase, with the protein MGWFWADTPVPAVPVGHPATIDKAPPPGCPMHQKSADAMNPVAKPKEPVDLPSTSGCPVPHAARTQEQPKSLISQLNPLNYMFPDLSQKPAPNQSFALPTTRDESTIPKGTGDGNWEYPSPQQMYNALLRKGYTDTDITAVEGMVSVHNFLNEGAWQEILGWEQRFARGLYKGWQICKRGEGHVQEELDRQRDGIDTEPSLVRFQGRPKELTPKATMMQVLGWIYPSKFGTEPPFDRHDWYVAREINGQRKEIRYIIDYYSGEPDAHGDPVFFLDVRPAATPLGAAERIIRWSTDTWWKAIGGDRHEQDPQPWFRGTS; encoded by the exons ATGGGCTGGTTTTGGGCAGACACGCCTGTTCCTGCGGTTCCTGTCGGACACCCAGCTACTATCGACAAGGCTCCTCCA CCTGGCTGCCCTATGCACCAAAAGTCTGCTGATGCCATGAACCCTGTGGCTAAGCCCAAGGAGCCTGTCGATCTTCCTTCCACCTCAGGATGTCCCGTTCCTCACGCCGCCCGAACCCAAGAGCAGCCTAAATCTTTGATCTCCCAGCTCAACCCTCTCAACTATATGTTCCCCGATCTATCGCAAAAACCTGCTCCTAACCAATCATTCGCTCTCCCGACAACCCGAGATGAGTCCACCATCCCCAAGGGCACTGGAGATGGCAACTGGGAGTACCCGTCTCCTCAGCAGATGTACAACGCGCTACTGCGCAAGGGATATACCGATACCGATATCACCGCCGTCGAGGGCATGGTTTCGGTACACAACTTCTTGAACGAGGGCGCATGGCAGGAGATTCTTGGTTGGGAACAACGATTTGCGCGGGGGCTTTACAAGGGATGGCAGATCTGCAAGAGGGGCGAAGGTCATGTTcaggaagagcttgatcgCCAAAGGGACGGCATTGATACCGAGCCTAGTCTCGTTCGCTTCCAGGGTCGACCCAAGGAGTTAACTCCCAAGGCCACCATGATGCAGGTTCTGGGCTGGATTTACCCTTCAAAGTTTGG TACCGAGCCTCCATTTGACCGACACGACTGGTACGTTGCGCGAGAGATCAACGGCCAAAGGAAGGAGATTCGATACATCATCGACTATTACTCTGGCGAGCCCGATGCCCACGGTGACcctgtcttcttcctcgatgTGCGTCCTGCCGCTACACCCTTGGGTGCCGCCGAGCGTATCATTCGCTGGAGTACCGATACCTGGTGGAAGGCCATCGGCGGCGACAGGCACGAGCAGGATCCCCAGCCTTGGTTCCGTGGCACTTCTTAA
- a CDS encoding related to PAN2-component of Pab1p-stimulated poly(A) ribonuclease — MDGDWAERCQAYANPVLLQVTRIPFPPPGVHAMPTPVATMTFDNSQELLWTGNEYGRVTSFYGTELQRYTSFKAHASSDGPIRQILVNEKGIVSLGAKDVHMAIRRGLPIWHIRHDDMKDLRCMSFTSKGTAEIIAAGMQDTMLVIDLIKGDVVKQVPTEHQYTIMRRGRYICAATQTGSVNLLDPVTFAVVKSWNAHSALINDMDAQHDFIVTCGYSLRQGQNYMLDPFLNAGAAYVRMHPRMLTTSIVVSQSGQMHVVDLMNPNTSDVRLANVTSYLSMFEIAPSGEAIALTDADCSIHLWGSPTKLHFVDLPTPIEFASPEEPLPNIDWGPDTPLNMIGLPHYREALASAWPDIPCDVGAPPVKFDAQFLAGLKPTEFGMYGRNTRGLRRNQAENTRNVNKSGSSGLKAPKFLSEKARELATSNAAASDKKADELTSSLTDMGLESKKSDVPVMYRTVEIKYSKFGVDDFDFGLVFSHSRNATSLIRNSFYNNTRYSGLETHISNSYANSLLQIMHFTPVIRNLALQHAATSCVSEICLLCELGFLFDMLQKAEGSICQATNLLKTLSNHPQAGPLGLLEEDPHGSSLNVMLQGLTRFLLDKIVHDYRTINPSSTAMDQVLATSATTSIRCINCRSEYTRPGSTYVNDLLYPSPDQRLLWSTPGWLPEEIGIIVEQGQFFCYEGEDLKLHLQRGIHNITVYSLTGMAINIESGQTQKSHLVSMVNVAHAEPEAPGESRWHLFNDFLVRSVSTEEALAFNTSWKVPSVIAYQIKDENNKIDTEWKNNIDTSILYQDFNTNADPSTKTYQVLNPETEAPGPDTTIALDTEFVAVRQPEIEMNSDGERETIRPIVYALARASVVRGQGENEGTPFIDDYINIKEPIVDYLTSYSGITEQDLDPRVSKHSLLSLKMVYKKMWILLNLGCKFLGHGLKQDFRVINIHIPKSQVIDTIDLFFLQTRLRRLSLAFLAWYLLKEDIQMETHDSIEDSRTALKLYKKYLEFQDAGILETMLQDIYRAGREVNFKPPRRDGHHIPRTDTPPPLPVDGSTGPVTPVRSNNILAQTPGSAFGGGSSWTPGKGSPLP; from the exons ATGGACGGCGATTGGGCTGAG AGGTGTCAAGCTTATGCTAATCCTGTTCTTCTACAGGTCACCCGGATTCCGTTCCCGCCTCCGGGCGTGCACGCGATGCCCACTCCGGTTGCGACTATGACCTTCGACAACTCTCAGGAACTTCTTTGGACAGGCAACGAATAT GGTCGAGTTACTTCCTTCTATGGGACCGAACTGCAGCGGTATACCTCTTTCAAAGCCCATGCATCCTCTGATGGCCCGATTCGTCAAATACTCGTCAATGAGAAAGGCATTGTTTCCCTGGGTGCTAAAGATGTGCATATGGCTATTCGGAGAGGACTGCCTATATGGCATATTAG ACATGACGATATGAAAGATTTGCGATGTATGAGCTTTACGTCTAAGGGAACGGCAGAGATTATCGCTGCAGGAATGCAAGACACGATGCTTGTCATTGACCTCATTAAGGGTGACGTTGTCAAACAA GTGCCTACCGAACATCAGTACACGATAATGAGACGCGGGCGATATATATGCGCCGCAACTCAGACCGGCTCCGTCAACTTACTAGATCCTGTCACTTTTGCTGTCGTCAAGTCTTGGAATGCACATTCTGCTTTGATCAATGACATGGACGCTCAGCATGACTTCATCGTAACTTGCGGATATTCCTTAAGACAGGGCCAGAATTATATGCTTGACCCCTTCCTCAAC GCTGGCGCCGCCTACGTGCGCATGCACccgaggatgttgacgacTAGCATCGTTGTCTCACAAAGTGGGCAAATGCATGTCGTTGACTTAATGAATCCCAACACAAGCGACGTACGGTTGGCTAATGTTACTTCCTACTTGAGCATGTTTGAGATTGCACCCTCTGGTGAGGCAATTGCCCTCACAGATGCTGATTGCTCTATCCACCTCTGGGGATCCCCAACAAAGCTCCATTTCGTGGACTTACCAACTCCGATCGAATTCGCATCTCCTGAAGAGCCCCTGCCCAATATTGATTGGGGCCCAGATAC GCCCCTGAACATGATCGGATTGCCGCATTATCGAGAAGCCCTGGCATCTGCCTGGCCAGACATCCCCTGCGATGTTGGAGCACCTCCTGTTAAGTTTGATGCACAGTTCCTGGCAGGGCTCAAGCCGACTGAGTTTGGGATGTACGGTCGCAATACTCGGGGTTTGCGAAGAAATCAGGCTGAGAACACTCGAAACGTGAACAAATCAGGAAGCTCTGGGCTCAAGGCCCCCAAATTCCTTAGTGAAAAAGCCCGCGAGCTTGCTACTAGTAACGCCGCTGCCTCTGATAAGAAGGCTGACGAGCTGACCAGCTCCCTTACTGATATGGGACTTGAAAGCAAGAAGTCTGACGTTCCAGTCATGTATAGAACTGTTGAGATCAAATACAGCAAATTTGGTGTGGACGACTTTGACTTCGGGTTGGTATTCTCCCATTCTCGTAATGCAACGTCACTGATCAGGAATAGTTTCTACAACAACACGCGATACTCTGGACTCGAGACGCATATCTCGAATTCATATGCTAACTCTCTTTTACAAATCATGCACTTCACCCCTGTCATTCGAAATCTTGCTCTTCAGCATGCTGCTACCTCTTGCGTGAGCGAGATATGCCTGCTGTGCGAGCTTGGATTCTTGTTTGATATGCTTCAAAAGGCCGAAGGCTCGATATGCCAAGCAACGAACTTACTGAAAACCCTAAGCAATCACCCTCAAG CCGGTCCTCTTGGTCTGCTCGAGGAGGATCCTCATGGATCATCTCTTAACGTTATGCTCCAAGGACTCACTCGCTTTCTCCTGGATAAAATCGTGCATGATTATAGGACTATCAACCCATCGTCGACTGCAATGGACCAG GTATTGGCCACTTCCGCAACGACCTCAATCAGATGCATAAACTGTAGGAGCGAATATACTCGACCGGGATCGACATATGTCAATGATCTGCTTTATCCATCCCCT GATCAACGACTGCTTTGGTCAACACCAGGTTGGCTTCCCGAGGAGATTGGAATCATTGTAGAGCAAGGGCAGTTCTTCTGTTACGAAGGCGAAGACCTGAAACTCCATCTCCAGAGGGGCATCCACAACATCACAGTGTATTCGCTGACAGGCATGGCCATCAACATTGAGAGTGGACAAACGCAAAAGTCACACCTAGTCTCGATGGTCAATG TGGCACATGCAGAACCAGAGGCGCCTGGGGAGTCTCGATGGCATCTTTTCAACGACTTCTTGGTGAGATCGGTCAGCACGGAGGAGGCACTCGCTTTCAACACATCTTGGAAGGTCCCTTCTGTAATTGCATACCAGATAAAAGATGAGAACAACAAGATCGATACTGAATGGAAGAACAACATCGATACTTCCATACTTTACCAAGACTTCAA TACAAACGCCGATCCGTCAACAAAGACCTATCAAGTGCTCAACCCTGAAACTGAGGCCCCTGGCCCCGATACCACTATTGCACTGGACACTGAGTTTGTTGCTGTGCGACAACCTGAAATTGAAATGAACTCTGATGGTGAGCGGGAAACCATACGGCCGATAGTGTACGCACTTGCTCGTGCATCAGTTGTCCGCGGTCAGGGGGAAAACGAAGGGACACCCTTCATCGATGattacatcaacatcaaggaaCCGATTGTCGACTATTTGACATCGTATTCGGGAATTACTGAACAAGACTTGGATCCTAGAGTTTCAAAACATAGTCTCCTGTCATTGAAGATGGTATACAAGAAGATGTGGATTCTTCTTAACCTCGGATGCAAGTTCCTTGGGCACGGACTAAAACAAGACTTCCGAGTTATCAACATACACATTCCTAAATCGCAGGTCATCGACACGATTGACCTGTTCTTCCTCCAAACTCGGTTAAGGAGGCTATCGCTGGCTTTTCTGGCGTGGTATCTCTTGAAGGAAGATATCCAAATGGAGACCCACGATTCGATCGAAGATTCACGGACAGCACTCAAGTTGTATAAGAAGTATCTCGAGTTCCAGGATGCCGGAATCTTGGAGACCATGTTGCAAGATATTTATCGAGCTGGTCGAGAGGTTAACTTCAAGCCGCCTCGCAGGGACGGCCATCATATCCCAAGGACGGACACGCCTCCCCCTTTGCCAGTCGATGGCTCAACAGGGCCGGTAACACCTGTCAGAAGCAACAACATTTTGGCACAGACACCTGGATCTGCATTTGGAGGTGGCTCTAGCTGGACACCAGGAAAGGGATCACCATTACCATAG
- a CDS encoding probable retrotransposon HobS hobase — protein MYNIKLRIIETDNELRKGGLTRAWLENKGIQVEESAPRTQQQNGSGERSGGVVKEKVRLLIIDSKLPSGLWPEIMRTAVYLLNRTPKQGLQWKTPYESFFSAIQSSQNYIQPRIGHMKMIGCKAFAMTKSAQQKDKRLQSRTNPKAWIGYLVGYNSQNIFRIWNPLTNKIYITRDAIFNEEEFFSANELQVTETIGEETLEELQVRLQSLMNTEQIDQVLEPVQGPDELESQESTLENLIDDLPTEEAEPTEDQEDDGTKYTQARFELLPTPPESPFSSFLAQIGIQSPARKEGLDVDLKILNQAFNAGTMAVPIAKQEGKLITKATRSRYIRGRLKPRWEAQKSHMNLVPDKERLHRRNLPPAPSSFGSLTGHRFEEEFKQAQKDHLESHKQMRSWSEISRLDPRIGDSQVLDCMWVFTYKFDKHGYLRKCKARLVVRGDQQYKSSTDDTYAATLAGKSFRTLIAIAAKYDLELLQYDAVNAFVNAKLQSNVFMKLPPGYRSGEKQDRILLLHKALYGLRIAPLLWQMDLGDTLEAQGWNQVPNEPCCYRKENILMFFYVDDIVFAYKREDEKSASQAIEQLQRKYTLTGGKELQWFLGMEIIRDRSSRHIWVTQISYVEKICEQSTSKTPNASPMSKEELLPNEGTASYKTTAWYRRAIGSLLYASVITRPDIAFAVSRLARFMTNPSEKHVEAVNRVFNYLNDTRFYALEFGPGEGFDVHSDASFADNSLDRKSSQGYAMKLFGGLIGWRANKQDTVTTSTTEAELLALSQAAKEGLFQKRLLQGLQLELPIDQMHLVLCSKTRQIDLQLFCDNKQTIGLLKNPLQKLKTKLKHVDVHNHWLREQLKQKTLSLQYKQSSELIADGMTKALQGHSQKESCKQFGLVNIEEKIRMRREKVTAERTIEEILEELKI, from the coding sequence AtgtacaacatcaaactACGAATCATCGAAACAGATAACGAGCTGCGAAAAGGCGGATTGACCCGCGCATGGCTCGAAAACAAGGGTATCCAAGTGGAAGAAAGTGCACCACGCACACAACAACAGAACGGCTCTGGCGAGCGTTCTGGGGGGGTAGTGAAAGAAAAAGTGCGGTTACTCATTATCGACAGCAAATTACCCTCTGGCCTATGGCCTGAAATTATGCGCACCGCAGTCTATCTCCTGAATCGAACCCCAAAACAAGGACTTCAATGGAAGACTCCGTAcgaaagcttcttttctgcgATTCAAAGCTCGCAAAACTACATCCAACCTCGTATTGGGCATATGAAAATGATTGGATGCAAAGCCTTTGCGATGACAAAGTCAGCTCAGCAGAAGGATAAACGCctacaatcaagaacaaacCCAAAAGCGTGGATCGGATACCTTGTGGGATATAACTCACAAAACATCTTTCGGATCTGGAACCCCCTgactaataagatatatatcacTAGAGATGCTATCTTTAATGAGGAAGAATTCTTCAGCGCTAACGAGTTACAGGTGACAGAAACGATCGGGGAAGAAACCCTAGAAGAATTACAAGTGAGATTGCAATCACTTATGAACACTGAGCAAATCGATCAGGTCTTGGAACCTGTTCAGGGCCCAGACGAGcttgaaagccaagaatcgaCTCTCGAAAATCTGATTGACGACTTGCCtacagaagaggcagagccaacagaggatcaagaagacgatggtacAAAGTACACTCAAGCTCGATTCGAGCTCTTACCTACTCCTCCAGAAAGCCCattttcaagcttcttagcACAAATTGGAATACAGTCACctgcaagaaaagaaggacttgacgTGGACCTGAAAATCCTCAATCAAGCCTTCAACGCCGGAACAATGGCTGTACCAATTGCAAAGCAAGAAGGAAAGCTGATAACAAAGGCAACGAGGAGCAGATACATCCGCGGAAGACTGAAGCCCAGATGGGAAGCGCAAAAGAGCCATATGAACCTCGTTCCAGACAAGGAGAGACTCCATCGGAGGAATCTGCCACCGGCTCCAAGCTCTTTTGGAAGTCTCACCGGTCACCGGTTCGAGGAGGAGTTCAAACAAGCGCAAAAGGACCATCTGGAGAGTCATAAGCAGATGCGATCATGGTCAGAGATTTCGAGGCTTGATCCCCGAATTGGAGACTCGCAAGTACTTGACTGTATGTGGGTCTTCACATATAAGTTTGACAAACATGGGTACCTGCGAAAATGCAAGGCAAGGCTTGTAGTTCGAGGAGACCAACAGTATAAGTCAAGCACAGATGATACATATGCTGCTACCCTTGCTGGAAAGTCATTCAGGACGCTTATAGCAATTGCTGCAAAATATGACCTAGAGCTCCTGCAGTACGATGCAGTGAATGCGTTTGTAAATGCAAAACTGCAAAGCAATGTATTCATGAAGCTGCCACCCGGTTACCGGAGTGGTGAGAAACAGGATCGAATACTGCTCCTACACAAAGCACTTTACGGTCTGCGCATCGCACCTCTTTTGTGGCAAATGGACCTCGGAGATACCCTCGAGGCTCAAGGCTGGAATCAAGTCCCAAATGAACCATGTTGCTATCGGAAGGAGAATATCCTTATGTTCTTCTACGTAGACGACATAGTATTTGCATataagagagaagatgagaagagtgcCTCTCAGGCTATTGAGCAACTCCAACGAAAGTATACACTTACTGGAggaaaagagcttcaatgGTTCCTTGGAATGGAAATCATTCGAgatcgaagctcaaggcacaTCTGGGTAACTCAAATCTCATACGTGGAAAAGATATGCGAACAGAGCACTTCAAAAACGCCAAACGCGTCTCCAatgtcaaaagaagaacTCCTCCCTAATGAAGGCACCGCCAGCTACAAGACAACTGCCTGGTATCGAAGGGCCATAGGGTCACTGCTCTACGCCAGTGTAATTACTCGGCCGGACATCGCATTTGCAGTATCAAGACTGGCACGTTTTATGACCAACCCAAGCGAAAAACATGTGGAGGCGGTGAATCGAGTTTTCAATTACCTAAACGACACTCGTTTCTATGCATTGGAGTTTGGTCCCGGAGAGGGGTTCGACGTTCACAGTGACGCATCTTTTGCAGACAATTCCCTAGACCGCAaaagctctcaaggctaTGCAATGAAACTCTTCGGAGGTCTAATAGGATGGCGAGCCAATAAACAAGACACTgtaacgacatcaacaactgaAGCGGAGCTATTGGCACTCTCACAAGCAGCAAAGGAAGGTCTATTTCAGAAAAGGCTCCTCCAAGGACTACAACTCGAGCTGCCAATTGACCAAATGCACCTCGTCCTCTGCTCAAAAACTCGACAGATCGATCTCCAACTGTTTTGTGACAATAAACAAACGATCGGcctcttgaagaatccaCTACAAAAATTAAAGACGAAACTGAAGCATGTGGATGTACACAACCATTGGCTGCGCGAACAACTAAAACAAAAGACCCTATCTCTTCAGTATAAACAAAGTTCAGAATTGATTGCAGACGGGATGACCAAAGCACTCCAGGGCCACTCACAAAAGGAAAGCTGCAAGCAATTTGGACTTGTGAATATTGAAGAGAAAATCCGAATgaggagagaaaaggttACTGCGGAAAGAACGATTGAGGAAATCCTAGAGGAGTTGAAAATTTAG